GGGTGGTACTGGCGCGCAAGTTTACGGTAAGCTTTTTTTATCTCATCAGTGGTCGCATCTTTGGACACGCCAAGTACTTCATAGTAGTCGCGCTTAGCCATCTATCCACCACCTTAATATACTAAAACAAAGGAAAGGGGAATCGAAATTCCCCTTGAAAAGGTTTCTTCTACTTATTTTATAATATAAAAAACAGATTTGCTATTAATTTATCAGGTACTCAGAATTCAGTAGTCAGTAGTCAGAATATTTAAAGCAGATAAACTACTCTCTTATTCTGACTTCTGAATTCTGTCTCCTGAATTCTGCTCAGTTACTATTTATCTTCCTTTACCTCAAAATCCGCGTCCACCACATTATCCTTATCGCCCTGGCCCGCGCCACCGGCGTAGCCGGCGCCGGCGTTTCCGGCGTTTGCCTGTCCCTGGCCGGTTTGTTGGTACATCGAAGCGGTAAGTTCATATAGCGGGCTGGTGATTGCCTCCAGTTTAGCTTTAATCGATTCCACGCTGCCGCCCTTTATGGCTTCTTTTAACTCATCTGTGGCCTTCTGCAATTTTTCAACGGCAGACGCGTCGGCTTTGTCCTTAAAGTCCTTAATTGTTTTTTCAGCCTGGTAAACCATACTGTCGGCCTGGTTGCGTGTCTCTACTTCTTCTTTGCGTTTGGCGTCTTCCGCGGCGAATTTTTCAGCATTCTTAACCATTTGATCGATTTCTTTATCATTCAGGTTAGTGGAAGCGGTAATGGTCATACTCTGTTCTTTGCCTGTCCCCATATCCTTGGCGGACACATTAACAATGCCGTTGACATCGATATCAAATTTAACCTCAATTTGCGGCACACCCCTGGGCGCGGGCGGAATACCGGTGAGCGTGAAACGGCCCAGCGTCTTGTTGTCTCCCGCCATCTGGCGCTCGCCCTGGAGCACATGTATCTCCACTGAAGTCTGGCCGTCCGCGGCAGTGGAAAAGATCTGGCTCTTAGCGGTGGGTATGGTTGTATTGCGCTCGATCAGCCTGGTAAACACCCCGCCTAAAGTCTCGATACCGAGAGATAGCGGCGTTACGTCCAGCAGCAGCACATCCTTGACCTCTCCACCCAGAACTCCTCCCTGAATAGCGGCGCCTAACGAGACACATTCGTCCGGGTTAATCCCTTTATGCGGCTCCTTGCCCAAATACTTGCGTATGGCATCCTGCACCGCGGGTATTCTTGTCGAACCGCCCACCAATAGCACTTTGTCGATGTCCTTTGGCTGCAACCCGGCGTCGGACATGGCCTGGCGGGTGGGGCTCATCGTCTTTTCAATCAAATCGGCAGTCAGTTCTTCAAATTTAGCCCTGGTTAAATTTACATCCAGGTGTTTGGGCCCACCGGCGTCGGCCGTGATGAAAGGCAGGTTGATATTTGTGGTGGCAACACCGGACAGCTCAATTTTAGCCTTTTCAGCGGCTTCATTCAGACGCTGCATGGCCATCTTGTCGTTGCGCAGGTCTATCCCTGTTTCTCTCTTAAACTCGTCTGCCAGGAAACCAATTATCCGCTCGTCAAAATCATCGCCGCCCAGGCGGTTGTTGCCGCTGGTCGCCTTAACCTCAAACACGCCGTCGCCAAGTTCCAGAATGGATACGTCAAAAGTGCCGCCACCCAGGTCAAATACCAACACGGTTTGTTCTTCCCCTTTATCCAAACCATAGGCGAGCGCGGCGGCTGTAGGTTCGTTGATAATCCTCAGAACTTCCAGGCCGGCGATTTTGCCGGCGTCCTTGGTAGCCTGGCGTTGGGAGTCACTGAAATAAGCCGGCACAGTGATGACAGCCTTATCAACTTTACTCCCCAGGTAAGCTTCGGCGTCTGATTTCATTTTTTGCAGGATCATCGCCGAAATTTCTTGTGGAGTATAGTTTTTACCGTCAATCTTTACTTTGTAGTCGGTGCCCATGTGCCGTTTTATTGAACTAACAGTTCGCTCCGGGTTGCTGACAGCCTGGCGTTTGGCCACCTGGCCTACCAGTCTTTCACCGGTTTTCGAAAATCCCACCACGGAAGGAGTTGTTCTGGCCCCTTCGGCGTTGGGTATTACCACCGCTTCCCCACCTTCCATGACAGCCACACAGGAGTTGGTGGTACCCAGGTCAATACCTATTATCCTCGACATATCAATTAACCTCCTGATTATATTATCTTTATTATTTAAGATTCAAGCTAAATTTCAAGATGATTTGGCAACCTTGACCATGGCCGGCCGGATTACCTTCTCTTTTAAGTAATAACCACGCTGGAATTCTTCAATCACCGTATTGTCGGGATGTTCATCGGATTCCTCCTGCATCACTGCCTCGTGCTTAACCGGATCAAACTGCTCGCCGACCGCCGGAACGGGTGCCAGTCCTTCTGCTTGGAGGACATCCTGAAGCTGCCGGTAGATCATCTCCACTCCGGGCTTGAAATTCTCAATGGATTGACTTTCAGCGGCCAAAGCCCTGCCGAAATTGTCCAACACCGGCAGCAACGCCACGATCAACTGCTCGGAGGCATATTTAAAGAATTCTTCTTTCTCCTGGCGGGTTCTCCGCCTGTAATTTTCATAGTCGGCCTGTACCCTGGCCAAACGGTTGTAATAATCATCGGCGCGCGCTTTTTGCTCTTCCAGTTGAGACTGTAAAGACGTTAATTCCTCTTCTGCGTTCTTTCCTTCAATAGTGCCCGTATCCTCTGATACCAGGCCGGCGTCTGTTCCGTTTTGCTTCTCTGCAACTGGTTCCGCTTCCGGTTGTTCTATTTTTACTTCAAGGTTCTCTTTATATCCTTCCTCATGACTCACCCTGTCCTCACCTCGCAAAAAAATATTTTTCAGGTATTCAGAATTCAGTAGTCAGAATTCAGAATGTTTTAAGATAATAAACATTCTCTCTTTCCGGCTCCTGACATATCATTCTGACTACTGGCTACTGACTCCTGACTCCTGCATAATTATTGACTAACAATATCTTTATTGTGCATATCCTTTTCTTCCCGTTTTTTTATAATTGTATCTATTCTTAGAATGGCCTCGGCCACTTCACCCGCCGCTTTCAAGGCATGAATTTTCACATTGGCCGGATCAACAACACCTAGTTCGTACATATCGGCAACTTGGCCGCTGTCGCAGTCAACCGCCAGGGAATGCTTGCCCGTTTCCACCTGGGCGGCAATAACATCGCCCAGCTTTTCCAAAGGATTAAAGCCGGCGTTGGCCACAATTTGCGCCATGGGCCGCTTCAAGGCGTCAACCACACAATCCACTCCGTATGCGGCCATTCCCCTGATTCCT
The window above is part of the Pelotomaculum isophthalicicum JI genome. Proteins encoded here:
- the dnaK gene encoding molecular chaperone DnaK, whose translation is MSRIIGIDLGTTNSCVAVMEGGEAVVIPNAEGARTTPSVVGFSKTGERLVGQVAKRQAVSNPERTVSSIKRHMGTDYKVKIDGKNYTPQEISAMILQKMKSDAEAYLGSKVDKAVITVPAYFSDSQRQATKDAGKIAGLEVLRIINEPTAAALAYGLDKGEEQTVLVFDLGGGTFDVSILELGDGVFEVKATSGNNRLGGDDFDERIIGFLADEFKRETGIDLRNDKMAMQRLNEAAEKAKIELSGVATTNINLPFITADAGGPKHLDVNLTRAKFEELTADLIEKTMSPTRQAMSDAGLQPKDIDKVLLVGGSTRIPAVQDAIRKYLGKEPHKGINPDECVSLGAAIQGGVLGGEVKDVLLLDVTPLSLGIETLGGVFTRLIERNTTIPTAKSQIFSTAADGQTSVEIHVLQGERQMAGDNKTLGRFTLTGIPPAPRGVPQIEVKFDIDVNGIVNVSAKDMGTGKEQSMTITASTNLNDKEIDQMVKNAEKFAAEDAKRKEEVETRNQADSMVYQAEKTIKDFKDKADASAVEKLQKATDELKEAIKGGSVESIKAKLEAITSPLYELTASMYQQTGQGQANAGNAGAGYAGGAGQGDKDNVVDADFEVKEDK
- the grpE gene encoding nucleotide exchange factor GrpE → MSHEEGYKENLEVKIEQPEAEPVAEKQNGTDAGLVSEDTGTIEGKNAEEELTSLQSQLEEQKARADDYYNRLARVQADYENYRRRTRQEKEEFFKYASEQLIVALLPVLDNFGRALAAESQSIENFKPGVEMIYRQLQDVLQAEGLAPVPAVGEQFDPVKHEAVMQEESDEHPDNTVIEEFQRGYYLKEKVIRPAMVKVAKSS